One region of Chlorobiota bacterium genomic DNA includes:
- a CDS encoding ATP-binding protein, which produces MNNSGTILLQKRFFTDKGELSLLLRELERLRPQMPLSNDQFHNLVIAMTEAVNNAIVHGNQLDPSKSVFYQISATEDGVFCTIEDEGEGFTLEDLANPISPENLLMESGRGMFIIGALMRDLKAVKTERGMRVEFLCAAG; this is translated from the coding sequence GTGAACAACAGCGGAACCATCCTTCTTCAAAAGCGATTTTTCACCGACAAGGGGGAACTATCGTTGCTTCTGCGCGAGCTTGAGCGGCTGCGCCCGCAGATGCCGCTTAGCAACGACCAGTTCCACAACTTGGTGATTGCCATGACCGAAGCGGTCAACAACGCGATTGTTCACGGCAACCAGTTGGACCCCTCCAAATCGGTCTTCTACCAAATCTCCGCAACCGAGGATGGAGTTTTTTGCACGATTGAAGATGAGGGGGAAGGCTTCACGCTGGAAGACCTTGCCAACCCCATCAGCCCCGAAAATCTGTTGATGGAAAGCGGGCGCGGGATGTTCATTATCGGCGCGCTGATGCGGGACCTGAAGGCGGTGAAAACCGAGCGCGGGATGCGGGTGGAGTTCCTGTGTGCCGCAGGGTGA
- a CDS encoding helix-turn-helix domain-containing protein, whose product MDSLLTSLEHALSDLQEIRAGKKQPSRITYYQIPDAKEIRNKMGMSQAKFALMLGISQRTLEGWEQGRRRPKGPARRLLEVAQNFPEAVASTAFTRQIEKLKNSDGSITTIITYGKTNTPLSSSESFHLSSQSVNEFGTLVVNNSNEMISSKTQKSQSYGQEKLSL is encoded by the coding sequence ATGGATAGCTTATTGACATCGTTGGAACATGCACTTTCCGACTTGCAGGAGATACGCGCAGGCAAAAAGCAGCCATCGCGCATTACCTACTACCAAATTCCTGATGCGAAGGAGATTCGGAACAAAATGGGGATGTCCCAAGCAAAATTTGCGCTGATGCTGGGCATTAGCCAGCGCACCCTTGAAGGCTGGGAACAAGGCCGCCGCCGCCCAAAAGGACCGGCGCGGCGGTTGCTGGAAGTAGCTCAAAATTTCCCCGAAGCCGTGGCCTCAACAGCGTTTACCAGGCAGATTGAAAAACTAAAAAATAGTGATGGCTCCATAACCACCATTATCACCTACGGGAAGACAAACACCCCGCTCTCTTCTTCTGAATCATTCCATCTAAGCTCACAAAGCGTCAATGAGTTCGGAACCCTTGTCGTTAATAATTCTAACGAAATGATCTCTTCAAAAACTCAAAAATCGCAGAGCTATGGCCAAGAAAAACTCTCGCTCTAA
- a CDS encoding aspartate kinase — MIVAKFGGAVLDGAPGVLRACSTICSLPSPQLVVVSAFAKVTNWLEQIAHRATEDSAEAFRLLQSLLKHYEGIAAQLLPEPAYSAWLNHVIPWASRLDEIIQGLSIVRELSPRTLDMVVHYGERYSSSIVAAALQLQADVPVIPISALELIITDEAHRYARPHIDLTRERVEALLKEYRGKQVILLTEGYIARATSGQVTTMGRESSSYTATLLGELLGADEVRIYTDVPGVMTADPAIVPGAMTIPSMSYEMANTLAELGAKVLHPRTVAPVERARIPLVITSFQQGETVIASQQQNPTTAGTHPVETQSAETYSVALLPEATVITIETELANAQLDPFCHALSAEVPLLWRHHFRRKHTLVTARPIEPTMRLPLELLPESTRVEVQEAAVVSLVGQHSIAPSQMESLFGIMAALPVLALQGGVDSRAFSVAIPRERASAIVGRLHALITGIPQQPLHHEVFVR; from the coding sequence ATGATCGTCGCAAAATTTGGCGGGGCGGTGCTTGACGGCGCGCCCGGCGTGCTGCGGGCGTGCTCCACTATCTGCTCCCTTCCTTCGCCGCAACTGGTGGTGGTTAGTGCGTTTGCCAAGGTCACCAACTGGCTGGAGCAGATTGCCCACCGCGCCACCGAGGACTCCGCCGAAGCCTTCCGGCTGCTGCAATCGCTGCTGAAGCATTACGAAGGAATCGCCGCCCAGCTTCTTCCCGAGCCTGCCTACTCCGCTTGGCTGAATCACGTTATCCCGTGGGCTTCCCGTTTGGATGAAATCATCCAGGGGCTTTCCATTGTTCGCGAGCTTTCCCCGCGCACGTTGGACATGGTGGTCCATTATGGCGAACGCTATTCTTCCTCCATCGTGGCCGCCGCGTTGCAGCTGCAGGCGGACGTTCCGGTGATCCCGATTTCCGCGCTGGAGCTTATCATCACCGATGAGGCCCACCGCTACGCCCGCCCCCACATTGACCTGACGCGGGAACGGGTGGAGGCCCTGCTGAAGGAGTACCGGGGGAAGCAGGTGATACTGCTGACCGAAGGCTATATCGCCCGCGCCACCAGCGGACAGGTGACGACCATGGGGCGCGAAAGCTCCTCCTACACCGCCACGCTTCTGGGGGAATTGCTTGGGGCCGATGAGGTCCGAATCTACACCGACGTTCCTGGCGTGATGACTGCCGACCCGGCAATCGTTCCCGGCGCGATGACCATCCCCAGCATGAGTTACGAAATGGCCAACACCCTTGCCGAGCTTGGGGCGAAGGTTCTTCACCCACGCACGGTTGCGCCGGTTGAGCGCGCAAGAATTCCGCTGGTGATTACCAGCTTCCAGCAAGGGGAAACCGTGATCGCTTCCCAACAGCAGAACCCGACCACGGCGGGAACTCATCCGGTAGAAACTCAATCAGCAGAAACCTACTCGGTGGCATTGCTCCCCGAAGCCACAGTAATCACCATCGAGACCGAGCTTGCCAACGCCCAGCTTGACCCTTTCTGCCACGCGCTTTCTGCGGAGGTTCCGTTGCTGTGGCGGCATCACTTCCGCCGGAAGCATACGCTGGTGACGGCCCGGCCAATCGAACCAACCATGCGGTTGCCGTTGGAGTTGCTTCCGGAATCTACCCGTGTGGAAGTCCAGGAAGCGGCCGTTGTTTCGCTGGTTGGCCAGCATTCCATTGCTCCATCCCAGATGGAGTCGTTGTTCGGCATCATGGCGGCCCTGCCGGTGTTGGCGTTGCAAGGTGGGGTGGATTCCCGGGCGTTCAGCGTGGCGATTCCGCGCGAACGGGCATCGGCGATTGTGGGGCGGCTTCACGCGCTGATTACGGGAATTCCGCAGCAACCGCTGCACCATGAAGTTTTTGTTCGGTGA
- a CDS encoding addiction module toxin RelE, producing MFEALTEQHKGGKRGGARVIYYYRSRQGDIYLIAAYSKRQKSDLTREEITILQTIIKNLHG from the coding sequence ATCTTTGAGGCATTAACGGAGCAACATAAAGGGGGCAAACGTGGCGGTGCAAGGGTGATCTACTACTATCGGAGCAGACAAGGGGATATCTACCTGATTGCGGCATACAGCAAGCGGCAGAAAAGCGACCTCACAAGAGAAGAAATAACCATCCTTCAAACCATTATTAAAAATCTTCATGGATAG